From Thunnus maccoyii chromosome 21, fThuMac1.1, whole genome shotgun sequence, the proteins below share one genomic window:
- the LOC121887728 gene encoding uncharacterized protein LOC121887728 isoform X1 — MASTGSGREIHLLTTGILRLDCRYGDLPLPSPILQMFVTNLRNRPVSSVNIESMRESILRLYHNLITGSKKFPFIAYRGSFRSCVLSTPFQHIEQERRENTALSPLMEGPSGIMAPTARSGSSPQTVLTPVLPEKADLAAVRGDRRNCVHHLELDGRTITRVISPVYSSENTELMNRWRLTDYTADGHTLMSVLCRFTKQSTQCAKTQRERMKRKAAEEESSSSSSSSSLTPPKKRLRV, encoded by the exons atggCCTCTACTGGCTCAGGCCGTGAGATCCACTTGCTGACCACAGGCATCCTCCGTTTGGATTGCCGCTATG GTGACCTGCCACTGCCTTCACCAATCCTTCAGATGTTTGTAACAAACTTGAGGAACCGTCCTGTGAGCAGCGTAAACATAGAGTCCATGAGAGAGTCCATCCTGAGGCTGTATCACAACCTCATCACAGGCTCTAAGAAGTTCCCTTTCATTGCATACAGAGGATCTTTCCGCTCGTGTGTGCTGTCAACACCCTTCCAACATATCGAGCAGGAGCGGAGGGAGAATACTGCTCTGTCTCCTCTAATGGAAGGACCATCAGGTATAATGGCGCCCACTGCACGCTCCGGCTCTTCTCCTCAAACTGTGCTGACTCCAGTTCTTCCTGAGAAGGCCGATCTTGCAGCCGTGAGGGGCGACCGCAGAAACTGCGTCCACCACCTGGAGCTGGATGGCAGAACCATCACCAGAGTCATCTCCCCTGTGTACAGCTCTGAGAACACGGAGCTGATGAACCGCTGGAGACTGACCGACTACACTGCAGACGGCCACACTCTCATGTCAGTCCTCTGCAGGTTTACCAAACAATCAACACAGTGTGCAAAGACTCagagggagaggatgaagaggaaggcTGCTGAagaagagagcagcagcagtagcagcagcagcagcctgactCCACCAAAGAAACGCCTGAGAGTGTGA
- the LOC121887728 gene encoding uncharacterized protein LOC121887728 isoform X2 — METTSGDLPLPSPILQMFVTNLRNRPVSSVNIESMRESILRLYHNLITGSKKFPFIAYRGSFRSCVLSTPFQHIEQERRENTALSPLMEGPSGIMAPTARSGSSPQTVLTPVLPEKADLAAVRGDRRNCVHHLELDGRTITRVISPVYSSENTELMNRWRLTDYTADGHTLMSVLCRFTKQSTQCAKTQRERMKRKAAEEESSSSSSSSSLTPPKKRLRV; from the exons ATGGAGACGACGTCAG GTGACCTGCCACTGCCTTCACCAATCCTTCAGATGTTTGTAACAAACTTGAGGAACCGTCCTGTGAGCAGCGTAAACATAGAGTCCATGAGAGAGTCCATCCTGAGGCTGTATCACAACCTCATCACAGGCTCTAAGAAGTTCCCTTTCATTGCATACAGAGGATCTTTCCGCTCGTGTGTGCTGTCAACACCCTTCCAACATATCGAGCAGGAGCGGAGGGAGAATACTGCTCTGTCTCCTCTAATGGAAGGACCATCAGGTATAATGGCGCCCACTGCACGCTCCGGCTCTTCTCCTCAAACTGTGCTGACTCCAGTTCTTCCTGAGAAGGCCGATCTTGCAGCCGTGAGGGGCGACCGCAGAAACTGCGTCCACCACCTGGAGCTGGATGGCAGAACCATCACCAGAGTCATCTCCCCTGTGTACAGCTCTGAGAACACGGAGCTGATGAACCGCTGGAGACTGACCGACTACACTGCAGACGGCCACACTCTCATGTCAGTCCTCTGCAGGTTTACCAAACAATCAACACAGTGTGCAAAGACTCagagggagaggatgaagaggaaggcTGCTGAagaagagagcagcagcagtagcagcagcagcagcctgactCCACCAAAGAAACGCCTGAGAGTGTGA